From Chryseobacterium shandongense, the proteins below share one genomic window:
- a CDS encoding DUF6705 family protein, translated as MKSVLLLIIFAVVSFKSQSPVYTLGQSPINKPQNSYIKDTNNILNKFEGTWKYSENGKVFTIVLQKVEMVFIIDYYKDLLKGEYKYINNGITIVDTSNFPLLKSKLTGAKLWEGNANKITLFFDDPERPKMSCEVTLTYSNINGIEKLHWDLKLTGYVSSRDPNMSQATDFRVPTNVELIKQ; from the coding sequence ATGAAAAGTGTTTTACTTTTAATAATTTTTGCTGTGGTTTCCTTTAAATCTCAATCTCCGGTTTATACTTTAGGACAAAGCCCTATTAATAAGCCACAAAATTCTTATATAAAGGATACAAACAATATTCTAAACAAGTTTGAAGGAACATGGAAATATAGCGAAAATGGAAAGGTTTTTACAATAGTTTTACAAAAAGTCGAAATGGTTTTTATAATAGATTACTACAAAGATTTATTAAAAGGAGAATACAAATACATTAATAATGGAATCACGATAGTAGATACAAGTAATTTCCCTCTTTTAAAGTCAAAATTAACTGGTGCTAAATTGTGGGAGGGTAATGCCAATAAAATAACATTATTTTTTGATGACCCTGAACGCCCAAAAATGTCATGTGAAGTTACATTGACCTATTCAAACATAAATGGGATTGAAAAGCTACATTGGGATTTAAAACTGACAGGTTATGTTTCGTCACGTGACCCCAATATGAGCCAGGCAACAGATTTCAGGGTTCCTACCAATGTGGAGCTGATAAAACAATAA